One segment of Rhodopirellula baltica SH 1 DNA contains the following:
- a CDS encoding RNA polymerase sigma factor: MDFDSTAAEPTTRESLLLRLRDSKDEFAWAEFSAIYEPVIYRLVKRRGVQDADAREIVQEILMSVAGAIERFDVTGQGSFRGWLSRITRNATIDRLRSVQSRRELTGGSSIVRIIDAAASNERGLDGFQQDAELSHEFDRDHRQQLFRWAASKVRSRTGEKNWIAFWRTAVEDQSIAAVASELGITEGSVYVARCRILKRIRELVHQRLSD, translated from the coding sequence TTGGATTTTGATTCCACCGCCGCCGAACCAACCACTCGCGAAAGCTTACTTTTGCGACTGCGTGATTCCAAGGACGAATTCGCCTGGGCCGAGTTCTCCGCAATCTATGAGCCGGTGATCTACCGCTTGGTCAAGCGGCGTGGCGTGCAGGACGCGGATGCTCGTGAAATTGTGCAAGAGATCCTGATGTCGGTCGCTGGTGCGATCGAGCGGTTTGACGTGACCGGCCAAGGATCCTTTCGCGGTTGGCTCAGCCGAATCACGCGGAACGCAACCATCGACCGACTGAGATCCGTTCAATCTCGCCGCGAACTGACCGGCGGCAGCAGCATCGTCCGAATCATCGACGCCGCTGCGTCCAACGAACGAGGCCTCGACGGCTTCCAACAGGATGCGGAATTGTCCCACGAGTTCGATCGGGATCATCGGCAACAGCTGTTTCGCTGGGCCGCCAGCAAAGTGCGATCGCGAACGGGCGAAAAGAACTGGATCGCGTTCTGGAGAACTGCCGTGGAGGACCAATCCATCGCGGCCGTCGCCTCCGAACTGGGCATTACCGAGGGATCGGTCTATGTCGCCAGGTGCCGAATCCTCAAACGGATTCGTGAACTTGTCCACCAACGTTTGAGTGATTGA
- the accC gene encoding acetyl-CoA carboxylase biotin carboxylase subunit — MFERILIANRGEIALRVIRACREMGIESVAVYSEADKDSMHVKLADHAYCVGTNRSADSYLKIDRIIATAEVAGVDAIHPGYGFLAENAQFNEQCRSSGFEFIGPSPTAMDKLGDKNTARSMAIAQNVPVVPGSDGLIADFDRAIDTAKEIGFPVLIKATAGGGGKGMRVAETEDVLKSQLEAARNEAIAAFGNGGVYLEKFIQQPRHIEVQVIADTHGNVCHLFERDCSVQRRHQKLVEEAPSPDLPADRREAICDAAVRMIAGADYSGAGTVEFIVDKDYNFYFIEVNARIQVEHPVSEMVAGVDLIQEQIRVAAGLPLSFRQDELTCTGHAIECRLNAEDPTKNFQPCPGKIESMFVPGGMGVRFDSHVKSGYVVPPYYDSMIGKLIVHRPTREQAIATMLRALKELQIEGITTTVGFHNWILQNEAFVNGTVDTKFVDRNYKGQTS, encoded by the coding sequence ATGTTCGAACGTATTTTGATCGCCAACCGAGGCGAGATTGCGCTGCGTGTGATTCGCGCCTGCCGTGAAATGGGCATCGAGTCGGTCGCCGTCTACAGCGAAGCCGACAAAGATTCCATGCACGTCAAACTGGCGGACCATGCCTACTGCGTCGGAACCAATCGCAGTGCGGACAGCTATCTGAAAATCGATCGCATCATCGCCACGGCAGAAGTTGCCGGCGTCGATGCCATCCACCCCGGATACGGCTTCCTGGCGGAAAACGCTCAATTCAACGAGCAATGCCGAAGCAGCGGGTTTGAGTTCATCGGGCCGTCGCCAACAGCGATGGACAAATTGGGCGACAAAAACACCGCTCGTTCCATGGCCATCGCTCAAAACGTCCCGGTCGTTCCCGGCAGTGACGGATTGATTGCGGACTTCGATCGAGCCATCGACACAGCCAAAGAAATTGGCTTTCCCGTTTTGATCAAAGCCACCGCCGGTGGTGGCGGCAAAGGCATGCGGGTCGCCGAGACCGAGGATGTCCTCAAGAGCCAACTCGAAGCAGCTCGCAACGAAGCCATCGCGGCCTTCGGCAACGGCGGCGTGTACCTGGAAAAATTCATCCAGCAACCTCGTCACATCGAAGTGCAAGTCATTGCGGACACGCACGGCAATGTCTGCCACCTTTTTGAACGCGATTGCAGCGTCCAACGACGTCACCAAAAACTCGTCGAAGAAGCCCCCAGCCCGGACTTGCCCGCCGATCGTCGTGAAGCAATCTGCGACGCCGCCGTGCGAATGATCGCCGGTGCCGACTACTCCGGTGCGGGCACGGTCGAGTTCATCGTCGACAAGGACTACAACTTCTACTTCATCGAAGTCAACGCTCGGATCCAAGTCGAACATCCAGTCTCCGAAATGGTGGCCGGAGTCGACTTGATCCAAGAACAAATTCGAGTTGCCGCGGGATTGCCACTGTCGTTCCGTCAAGACGAATTGACATGCACCGGTCACGCGATCGAATGTCGACTCAACGCCGAAGATCCCACCAAGAACTTCCAACCGTGTCCCGGCAAAATTGAATCGATGTTTGTGCCCGGCGGCATGGGCGTTCGCTTTGATTCACACGTGAAGTCCGGCTACGTGGTTCCTCCGTACTACGATTCGATGATCGGCAAACTGATCGTCCATCGTCCCACGCGAGAACAAGCCATCGCGACGATGCTACGAGCCTTGAAAGAACTGCAGATCGAAGGGATCACCACAACGGTCGGATTCCATAACTGGATCCTGCAGAACGAAGCGTTTGTGAACGGCACCGTCGACACCAAGTTCGTCGACCGGAACTACAAAGGCCAAACGTCTTAG
- the gpmI gene encoding 2,3-bisphosphoglycerate-independent phosphoglycerate mutase: protein MVLTFMTATRRRPVVLIVRDGWGQNPDPKWNESNAVHLANTPVDDKLTQEYPSVLIHTSGEDVGLPAGVMGNSEVGHQNIGAGRIVDQEVMRITRAIRDDSFFSNPVVTGAIDHVKKSGGRLHLLGLMSDGRVHSDLQHGIAVIDLAKRNGLTGDQLAIHAITDGRDTSPRGGLKFVSQLTDHCEASGVGVVASVIGRFYAMDRDLRWERVEAAYNLMTQGTGQTFPSASAAIESYYANPTESSRDGDEFITASSIVPEGGSPITVQPGDAVLFMNYRGDRTREITKAFTFDDAAWKDIPGGGFDRGKKIDNLYFATMTGYETGLPVKVIFEKPAKMPNILGEYVASKGLHQFRCAETEKYPHVTFFFNDYRDNPFEEEEWGMAPSPRDVSTYDQKPEMSAEDITEKVLKQIKSGKCDMIIVNYANGDMVGHTGVLEAAIKAVEKVDACVGRVVDATLAAGGSLVVTADHGNCEQMIDPETGGPHTAHTTYQVPLIVVDPEFVGKPLREGGRLADIAPTVLALMGLEVPPEMTGRPLMETQTA, encoded by the coding sequence TTGGTTTTGACTTTCATGACTGCCACCCGTCGTCGTCCCGTTGTTTTGATCGTTCGTGATGGTTGGGGCCAAAACCCTGATCCAAAATGGAACGAGTCCAATGCTGTTCACCTGGCCAACACGCCCGTGGATGACAAGCTGACTCAGGAGTATCCCAGTGTGCTGATTCATACGTCTGGCGAAGACGTTGGATTGCCAGCCGGTGTGATGGGGAACAGCGAAGTCGGGCACCAAAACATTGGTGCTGGACGGATCGTTGACCAAGAGGTCATGCGAATCACTCGAGCGATTCGGGACGATTCATTCTTTAGCAATCCAGTCGTCACCGGCGCGATCGATCACGTCAAAAAGAGTGGCGGGCGGTTGCATTTGTTGGGGTTGATGTCCGACGGCCGAGTGCACAGTGATTTGCAGCATGGGATCGCGGTGATCGATCTGGCGAAACGAAACGGTTTGACTGGCGATCAATTAGCGATTCATGCGATCACCGATGGCCGTGACACTTCGCCTCGTGGCGGACTGAAGTTTGTTTCACAATTGACGGACCACTGCGAAGCTTCCGGCGTCGGCGTGGTCGCGTCCGTCATCGGACGCTTTTACGCGATGGACCGAGACCTTCGCTGGGAACGAGTCGAGGCGGCTTACAACTTGATGACTCAGGGCACGGGGCAAACCTTCCCGAGTGCCAGTGCTGCAATCGAAAGCTACTACGCCAATCCGACTGAAAGCAGTCGCGATGGAGACGAGTTCATCACGGCATCGTCCATCGTTCCTGAAGGTGGATCACCCATCACTGTTCAGCCCGGCGATGCAGTGTTGTTCATGAATTACCGAGGCGACCGGACTCGCGAAATTACCAAGGCGTTCACATTCGATGATGCGGCTTGGAAGGACATCCCTGGCGGTGGGTTTGATCGCGGTAAGAAGATCGACAATCTGTATTTCGCAACGATGACGGGATACGAGACTGGTTTGCCGGTCAAAGTGATCTTTGAGAAACCTGCCAAGATGCCAAACATTCTTGGCGAGTACGTCGCTTCCAAGGGGCTGCACCAATTCCGTTGTGCGGAAACTGAAAAGTACCCACACGTGACGTTCTTCTTCAACGACTATCGCGACAATCCATTCGAGGAAGAAGAATGGGGAATGGCACCATCGCCGCGTGACGTTTCCACTTACGATCAAAAGCCTGAAATGTCGGCGGAGGACATCACGGAAAAGGTGCTCAAGCAAATCAAGTCGGGCAAGTGTGACATGATCATCGTCAACTATGCCAACGGTGACATGGTTGGGCACACAGGGGTTTTGGAAGCTGCGATCAAAGCGGTTGAAAAAGTGGATGCTTGTGTTGGCCGAGTCGTGGACGCGACGTTGGCGGCAGGCGGATCACTGGTTGTGACTGCTGATCACGGCAACTGCGAACAAATGATCGATCCCGAAACCGGCGGACCTCATACGGCGCACACGACTTATCAGGTTCCGTTGATTGTGGTGGATCCGGAGTTCGTTGGTAAACCGCTTCGCGAAGGCGGGCGTTTGGCTGACATCGCACCGACCGTTTTGGCTTTGATGGGTTTGGAAGTTCCACCTGAAATGACTGGCCGTCCTCTGATGGAAACACAGACCGCCTGA
- a CDS encoding glycosyltransferase family 87 protein, whose amino-acid sequence MSAAPREGWTVGNRTVAIIAAMLLLAGLVATFSRIVVDYQTPGPFDPENQGLCDFHNGIYFPTRAVLAGESPYSDAYAAKYPVARQIPFFSPVILLMHAPLALLPLHVGEVLNVILQLFLLAAIAVLVAREAGYPKRYDAVLCIAMAMVYSRGGHITLFNGYFTFQLVLATFLSVVWADRRPVRAAFALLVVSAKPTYILPLGFLMLARGNWRALIIGAVLSIAGAALLLAWIAHHEGDGDIVAGVSILQQQIVDTQEVHRSMDDESPVYSWTRLDLFAIIAKWRGEDPGDLPHILAMAALLVVPMWVLFVRARRGEDDGIAGVTGGVLLTALLVSLYHQSYDSLLMIAPVAGAWMARLDGWSNVSPKLRWLLCALMAFPALNYLSTRTFLLRFDLPEVVVRVFTSLNGICLAISLVILCWIAFRKRADQENQVSGNAQ is encoded by the coding sequence ATGTCGGCTGCCCCGCGGGAAGGTTGGACCGTCGGGAATCGAACCGTCGCGATCATTGCTGCCATGCTGTTGCTGGCGGGTTTGGTGGCGACGTTCTCGCGCATTGTCGTGGACTATCAAACGCCTGGTCCGTTTGATCCCGAGAATCAGGGTTTGTGTGATTTTCACAACGGAATCTACTTTCCCACGCGAGCGGTGTTGGCGGGGGAAAGTCCGTACAGCGATGCTTATGCGGCGAAGTATCCAGTCGCGAGACAGATTCCATTCTTCTCGCCGGTGATTCTGTTGATGCACGCGCCGCTGGCGTTGTTGCCATTGCATGTTGGCGAAGTGTTGAACGTGATCCTGCAGTTGTTTCTGCTGGCTGCGATCGCTGTGTTGGTGGCTCGTGAAGCTGGGTATCCAAAACGATACGACGCGGTTCTTTGCATTGCCATGGCGATGGTCTACAGCCGGGGTGGGCACATCACATTGTTCAACGGCTACTTCACCTTTCAGTTGGTGTTGGCAACGTTTTTATCCGTCGTTTGGGCGGATCGCCGACCGGTTCGAGCGGCGTTTGCGTTGTTGGTGGTCTCGGCAAAGCCAACCTATATTCTGCCGCTTGGGTTCCTGATGTTGGCTCGCGGGAATTGGCGAGCGTTGATCATCGGTGCCGTGCTCAGCATTGCCGGCGCCGCGTTGCTGCTGGCTTGGATCGCACACCACGAAGGTGACGGCGACATCGTTGCAGGAGTTTCGATCCTGCAGCAGCAAATCGTCGACACGCAGGAAGTTCACCGTTCGATGGACGATGAGTCGCCCGTGTATTCATGGACGCGACTTGATCTCTTCGCCATCATCGCGAAATGGCGGGGAGAAGACCCAGGAGATCTGCCACACATTTTGGCGATGGCGGCGCTGTTGGTTGTCCCGATGTGGGTTCTGTTTGTGCGAGCCCGGCGTGGCGAGGACGACGGGATTGCTGGCGTGACCGGTGGCGTTTTGCTGACCGCGTTGTTGGTCAGTTTGTATCATCAGTCGTACGATTCGCTGCTCATGATTGCTCCGGTTGCCGGGGCTTGGATGGCGAGACTGGATGGCTGGTCAAATGTTTCGCCCAAACTGCGGTGGTTGTTGTGTGCGTTGATGGCGTTTCCAGCATTGAACTACTTATCGACGCGAACGTTCTTGTTGCGGTTTGATTTGCCGGAGGTTGTGGTGAGAGTTTTCACCAGCCTCAATGGGATCTGCTTGGCGATCTCGTTGGTGATCCTGTGCTGGATCGCGTTTCGAAAGCGAGCCGATCAGGAAAACCAGGTCAGCGGAAACGCCCAGTGA
- a CDS encoding agmatine deiminase family protein, whose protein sequence is MAWPHNRDTWPGHFEPVPAAFAQFVRAIHESTPVRILATGLVAEDCRKHLQQIGLVESDSLRIVDVPTNDCWIRDYGPTFVFGPDSEKIAVDWRFNAWGGKYEPFDSDAAAGAEIAKIAGLKRLDGGLTMEGGALETDGAGRLLVNPGCLVDPARNPGVSKEQVSQRLNQCLGVEEIVWVDGGAPAGDDTDGHIDQIARFLNRENVVCAVASSEVDENYPGLEANYRKLRLWSRQTEPAVTIHRLPTPPPREVDGAAVPQSYCNFLRLGMDRMLVPTFRSTASDQHALALLRELCPGVEVVGVDCFDIAWGLGALHCASCHEPAIARSPAAESSGG, encoded by the coding sequence CTGGCTTGGCCGCACAATCGAGACACCTGGCCGGGCCATTTTGAGCCCGTGCCGGCAGCGTTCGCTCAGTTTGTCCGTGCGATCCACGAGTCAACTCCCGTGCGAATTCTGGCGACCGGTTTGGTCGCTGAGGATTGCCGCAAGCATCTGCAGCAAATTGGGTTGGTTGAGAGCGATTCCTTGCGAATCGTTGACGTCCCGACCAATGACTGTTGGATCCGCGATTACGGTCCGACGTTTGTTTTCGGCCCTGATTCAGAAAAAATCGCCGTCGACTGGCGTTTTAATGCCTGGGGTGGAAAGTACGAACCCTTTGATTCGGATGCTGCTGCCGGTGCCGAAATCGCGAAAATTGCCGGTTTGAAGCGTTTGGACGGTGGTTTGACGATGGAAGGCGGGGCGTTGGAAACCGACGGGGCAGGGCGGTTGCTCGTCAATCCCGGGTGTTTGGTCGACCCAGCTCGTAACCCTGGCGTTTCGAAAGAGCAGGTTTCTCAGCGACTGAACCAATGTCTTGGCGTCGAGGAGATTGTATGGGTCGACGGCGGTGCACCCGCGGGCGACGACACCGACGGCCACATTGATCAAATCGCACGGTTTTTGAACCGCGAAAACGTTGTTTGTGCGGTTGCCAGTTCCGAGGTCGACGAGAATTATCCCGGTTTGGAAGCCAATTACCGGAAGTTGCGACTGTGGTCTCGGCAGACGGAACCGGCGGTGACGATCCACCGCTTGCCGACTCCGCCACCCAGGGAAGTGGATGGTGCCGCGGTGCCGCAGAGCTACTGCAATTTTCTGCGGTTGGGGATGGATCGGATGTTGGTGCCAACATTTCGATCGACGGCCAGTGACCAGCATGCCTTGGCGTTGCTTCGCGAATTGTGCCCCGGCGTCGAGGTTGTCGGAGTGGATTGTTTCGATATTGCTTGGGGGTTGGGAGCGTTGCACTGTGCCAGTTGCCACGAGCCGGCTATCGCGAGGTCGCCCGCGGCGGAGTCATCCGGCGGCTAG
- a CDS encoding group I truncated hemoglobin codes for MSQSESDLLDQLGGMDGVRRVVDEMYVRVLADPELTHFFDGVPIEKLARMQTEFIASITSGDIQYTGADLTKVHAGRGITGVHFSKFCGHLTDALEANNVSSHAIDQVLGKLAMYSDKVTGSSNVDG; via the coding sequence ATGAGTCAATCTGAATCCGACTTACTGGACCAGCTCGGAGGAATGGATGGCGTCCGTCGTGTTGTCGACGAGATGTACGTTCGGGTTCTTGCGGATCCAGAGTTGACTCACTTCTTTGATGGAGTCCCGATCGAAAAGCTGGCTCGGATGCAAACCGAGTTCATCGCTTCGATCACTTCCGGAGATATCCAGTACACCGGTGCGGACCTGACGAAGGTTCATGCCGGACGTGGAATCACCGGAGTTCATTTCTCCAAATTCTGTGGCCATTTGACCGATGCGTTGGAAGCAAACAACGTCTCGTCACATGCCATCGATCAAGTGCTCGGCAAACTGGCGATGTACAGTGACAAAGTCACTGGTTCGTCCAACGTCGACGGCTAA
- a CDS encoding sugar phosphate isomerase/epimerase family protein: protein MFKNFCPSALGINGRQSELIELALTYAFRGMDVDMHDMLRRSQRTSFEDASKYLKASEIKIGSFQLAIDLDSDDDTFTAAVAQLHPLGEIAQQLGAERALIRVPAATNRLPFNEFFDVQRNRLGQIADVLGQRDIKLGIGFRAGAELLEGKEFTFVNNVETFRALVDAVPNDNVGYVIDTWDWVVGDGAMDQLSEISGEKIVALRLGSVPEEADLATVKSTDRLLPEMNGMTLDHVKVVSHLNETNFSGPMSPTASTSQYKGQTREFLVQKSQEAIDGICKEAGMTVAPLPMDLIEDIPYEPTPM, encoded by the coding sequence ATGTTTAAAAACTTCTGTCCTTCCGCGCTCGGCATCAACGGTCGTCAAAGCGAGCTGATCGAACTGGCACTGACTTATGCCTTCCGTGGCATGGACGTCGACATGCACGACATGCTTCGTCGTTCGCAACGGACTTCGTTTGAAGACGCTTCGAAATATCTGAAGGCGTCGGAAATCAAGATTGGTTCGTTCCAATTGGCAATCGATCTGGACTCGGATGACGACACTTTCACCGCAGCGGTTGCTCAACTGCACCCGCTCGGCGAAATCGCTCAGCAATTGGGTGCCGAGCGTGCGTTGATTCGTGTTCCTGCTGCAACGAATCGCTTGCCATTCAACGAGTTCTTCGATGTCCAACGCAACCGTTTGGGACAAATCGCAGACGTGTTGGGGCAACGCGACATCAAACTTGGGATTGGTTTCCGTGCCGGTGCTGAGCTTTTGGAAGGCAAGGAATTCACCTTCGTCAACAACGTCGAAACCTTCCGTGCGTTGGTCGATGCGGTGCCGAACGACAACGTCGGCTATGTCATCGATACCTGGGATTGGGTTGTCGGCGACGGTGCAATGGATCAGCTCAGCGAAATCTCGGGCGAAAAGATTGTTGCTCTTCGCCTTGGCTCTGTTCCTGAAGAGGCTGACTTGGCAACTGTGAAGTCGACCGATCGTCTGCTTCCTGAAATGAATGGCATGACGTTGGATCACGTGAAGGTCGTCAGCCACCTGAACGAAACCAATTTCAGCGGCCCGATGAGCCCAACGGCATCGACGTCTCAGTACAAGGGACAGACTCGAGAATTCTTGGTGCAGAAGTCCCAGGAAGCGATCGATGGAATCTGCAAGGAAGCCGGCATGACCGTGGCTCCATTGCCCATGGATTTGATCGAAGACATTCCTTACGAACCGACCCCTATGTAA
- a CDS encoding serine/threonine-protein kinase, translating to MIAKQDPHFEMDKLRELLDERLPVPEADRIEYHLSNCERCRSQLRAIAGEPMWWDETVEVLSKSTFIDQSSRPTSQPPSDPAQPQRSFDASLDWIRPLLQPLRDQHSDAVDDTRAIGTLDQYSIHSVIGQGGMGVVLRGMDPELNRPVAIKVLSPHLAGVGAARTRFMREAQAAAAIVHPAIVPIYSVVPSARLPYLVMPCIDGGNLQQRLDREGPLELTEVVRIGLQIAEGLSAAHKNSVLHRDIKPANILIEEGNGRVLISDFGLARALDDATLTNSGMIAGTPQYMSPEQARGESLDARSDLFSLGSLLYALASGRAPFRAESPLGILRKITETRAKPIQEINERMPRWFDNLVARFMEPDLTLRIESADEAVSLLREVNAHVRNPTGNRLPNSLEERRPRRSLRWTLAAAGVLTAVASAATWNHRKQENSHTERSLPTVIEQSRRLTTMAPSVPAPPAPTTDDWDAVHFNAELHSIQFMLEQLANQLEGTDPTVNPDLTDGDQK from the coding sequence ATGATTGCCAAGCAAGACCCACACTTTGAAATGGACAAGTTGCGTGAATTGCTCGATGAGCGATTACCGGTTCCCGAAGCGGATCGCATCGAGTATCACCTCAGCAATTGCGAACGCTGCCGATCGCAATTGCGAGCAATCGCCGGCGAGCCGATGTGGTGGGACGAAACCGTCGAAGTCCTCAGCAAGAGCACATTCATCGACCAAAGCAGCCGGCCTACTAGCCAACCGCCAAGCGATCCAGCCCAGCCCCAGCGATCCTTCGACGCGTCGTTGGACTGGATCCGTCCGCTGCTGCAACCACTGCGGGATCAACACTCAGACGCCGTCGACGACACGCGTGCAATTGGCACCTTGGATCAATACTCGATTCACAGTGTGATCGGACAAGGCGGTATGGGCGTCGTGCTACGAGGCATGGATCCGGAACTGAATCGACCGGTTGCAATCAAAGTTCTCTCCCCACACCTTGCTGGCGTTGGTGCGGCGCGGACACGCTTCATGCGAGAGGCCCAAGCTGCCGCGGCGATTGTGCACCCTGCGATTGTGCCGATTTACAGCGTCGTCCCGAGCGCTCGATTGCCCTACCTGGTGATGCCCTGCATCGACGGCGGAAACCTGCAACAACGCCTGGATCGCGAAGGCCCGCTGGAACTGACCGAGGTCGTCAGAATCGGCTTGCAAATCGCCGAAGGATTGTCCGCCGCTCATAAAAACAGCGTGCTCCACCGAGACATCAAACCCGCAAATATTTTGATCGAAGAGGGCAACGGTCGTGTCTTGATCAGCGACTTTGGACTCGCCCGGGCACTCGATGACGCCACGCTGACCAACAGCGGAATGATCGCCGGCACACCCCAGTACATGAGCCCAGAACAAGCTCGGGGCGAATCCCTGGACGCCCGCAGCGACCTGTTCAGCTTGGGCAGTCTGCTCTACGCCTTGGCGTCGGGACGCGCACCCTTCCGCGCCGAGTCACCGCTGGGAATCCTGCGAAAGATCACCGAGACACGAGCCAAACCCATTCAAGAGATCAACGAACGGATGCCCCGTTGGTTCGACAATTTGGTCGCTCGCTTCATGGAACCTGACCTCACGCTCAGGATTGAATCCGCAGACGAGGCGGTCTCGCTGCTTCGTGAAGTCAACGCCCATGTCCGAAACCCAACTGGCAATCGACTCCCGAACTCGCTTGAAGAACGTCGTCCGCGACGTTCCCTTCGATGGACGCTCGCAGCCGCCGGAGTGCTGACGGCGGTGGCCAGCGCTGCAACTTGGAATCACCGCAAGCAGGAAAACTCTCACACGGAACGGTCGCTGCCAACGGTCATCGAACAATCGCGACGGTTGACGACGATGGCACCAAGCGTCCCTGCGCCCCCCGCCCCAACCACCGACGACTGGGACGCAGTTCACTTCAACGCAGAACTGCATTCGATTCAGTTCATGTTGGAGCAACTGGCAAACCAACTCGAAGGCACCGACCCAACAGTCAATCCCGACCTCACCGATGGAGATCAAAAATGA
- a CDS encoding NAD-dependent epimerase/dehydratase family protein produces the protein MRVFVTGGTGLLGNTILRQLSDAGHDLIALVRGEPDPQVFEGINTQFAHGDLLDQTAIENAMSDCDAVIHSAGMIHLGWKRLDDSMAVNRDGTQTIVDACLHHDCKLVHVGTVNTLGIADRNGVANEDTPLDHAGGQVPCSYVLSKRAGNEAVMQGVKDGLKAVLVHPGFMLGPWDWKPSSGRMLLEVSKAWRPLSPSGGNSTCDSRDVAAATIRAAEKLLANEIPSGRQYILAGHNMRYLELWKAMTEAMGARQPIMRAGPAQRWIAGVAGDIVGKLLPHEVDFNSAAVGMSSQYHYYDSSRAQSELDYKIRPFEESLTDAANWIRQHHR, from the coding sequence ATGCGAGTCTTTGTGACTGGCGGCACAGGCTTGCTGGGCAACACGATCCTTCGCCAACTGTCGGACGCCGGTCATGACCTGATCGCGCTCGTCAGAGGCGAACCGGATCCCCAAGTTTTCGAAGGGATCAACACCCAATTCGCCCACGGCGATTTGCTCGATCAAACAGCGATCGAAAACGCCATGTCCGATTGCGATGCCGTCATTCATTCCGCCGGCATGATCCACCTTGGTTGGAAACGGCTCGACGACAGCATGGCGGTCAATCGCGACGGCACCCAAACCATTGTCGATGCATGCCTGCATCACGATTGCAAACTCGTTCACGTTGGCACCGTCAACACACTGGGTATTGCCGACCGCAACGGCGTCGCGAACGAAGACACCCCGCTGGATCACGCGGGCGGCCAAGTCCCATGCAGCTACGTTCTTAGCAAACGGGCCGGAAACGAAGCCGTCATGCAAGGTGTGAAAGATGGCTTGAAAGCCGTCTTGGTTCACCCAGGATTCATGCTCGGACCGTGGGACTGGAAACCGAGTAGCGGTCGGATGCTTCTCGAAGTCAGCAAGGCCTGGCGCCCTCTTTCTCCCTCAGGAGGCAACAGCACCTGCGATTCCCGAGACGTGGCCGCCGCCACCATCCGCGCCGCGGAAAAGTTGCTCGCCAATGAAATCCCGTCCGGCCGGCAATACATTTTGGCCGGCCACAACATGCGGTACCTCGAACTTTGGAAGGCGATGACCGAGGCGATGGGAGCCCGCCAGCCAATCATGCGTGCCGGACCAGCTCAGCGATGGATCGCGGGCGTTGCAGGCGACATCGTCGGCAAATTGCTGCCCCATGAAGTCGACTTCAACAGCGCAGCGGTCGGCATGTCGAGCCAATACCACTACTACGACAGCTCGCGAGCCCAAAGCGAACTCGACTACAAGATCCGCCCCTTCGAAGAAAGCCTCACCGACGCGGCCAACTGGATCCGCCAGCATCACCGATGA